One genomic window of Polyangium aurulentum includes the following:
- a CDS encoding SPFH domain-containing protein: MDFVKGGVREMMIARPDRVKHLIVYKHPDQNVPFWSQLTVDSDECALFFKDGQYVGYLPPGRHTLQTQNIPFLNNLVNKFTGGDVFIAEIYFVKMQPLRGIPFGGPLESMEDPILYEFVTPRIFGEFSLVVTDPVRFVIGYHGQAAGAQDNDTILNWIKGLFFMSVKTVIGQICAQQGKSLLNLGGMSMEIAGRITQSAPNLDEIGVKVLQIGNFNINFSPEDQRLLREANKARGEARRGVGVAADQARARQFELDQKFGQDARYVQHLAGNPAWNNYAAGQAMMGAGEGMAKGGGNTNVAALGAQAAIGMGMANMMHPQNFAQHPGGQPPQQPPQAAGGAQSVEARLQKLVDLKQKGLISDEDFQARKAKILEEI; the protein is encoded by the coding sequence ATGGATTTCGTCAAGGGTGGCGTGCGGGAGATGATGATCGCCCGCCCGGACCGGGTGAAGCACCTCATCGTCTACAAGCACCCCGACCAGAACGTGCCCTTCTGGTCGCAGCTCACCGTCGACAGCGACGAGTGCGCCCTGTTCTTCAAGGACGGCCAGTACGTCGGCTACCTGCCGCCGGGGCGGCACACGCTGCAGACGCAGAACATTCCGTTCCTGAACAACCTGGTCAACAAGTTCACGGGCGGCGACGTCTTCATCGCCGAGATCTACTTCGTGAAGATGCAGCCGCTCCGGGGCATCCCGTTCGGCGGTCCGCTCGAGTCGATGGAGGATCCGATCCTCTACGAGTTCGTGACGCCGCGCATCTTCGGCGAGTTCTCGCTGGTGGTGACCGACCCGGTGCGCTTCGTGATCGGCTACCACGGCCAGGCCGCGGGGGCGCAGGACAACGACACGATCCTGAACTGGATCAAGGGCCTGTTCTTCATGAGCGTGAAGACGGTCATCGGCCAGATCTGCGCGCAGCAGGGCAAGAGCTTGCTCAACCTCGGCGGCATGAGCATGGAGATCGCCGGCCGCATCACGCAGAGCGCGCCGAACCTCGACGAGATCGGCGTGAAGGTGCTGCAGATCGGCAACTTCAACATCAACTTCTCGCCCGAGGATCAGCGGCTTTTGCGCGAGGCGAACAAGGCGCGCGGCGAGGCGCGGCGGGGCGTGGGCGTCGCGGCCGATCAGGCGCGGGCGAGGCAGTTCGAGCTCGATCAGAAGTTCGGGCAGGACGCGCGGTACGTGCAGCACCTCGCGGGCAACCCGGCCTGGAACAACTACGCGGCGGGCCAGGCGATGATGGGCGCGGGCGAGGGGATGGCGAAGGGCGGCGGGAACACGAACGTCGCCGCGCTCGGGGCGCAGGCCGCCATCGGCATGGGGATGGCGAACATGATGCACCCGCAGAACTTCGCCCAGCACCCGGGTGGTCAGCCGCCGCAGCAGCCGCCTCAGGCCGCCGGGGGCGCGCAGAGCGTCGAGGCGCGGCTGCAGAAGCTGGTCGACCTGAAGCAGAAGGGCCTCATCTCCGACGAGGACTTCCAGGCCCGCAAGGCCAAGATCCTCGAGGAGATCTGA
- the nikR gene encoding nickel-responsive transcriptional regulator NikR translates to MSDLVRFGVAMDRALLTEFDRRIAALGYENRSEAIRDLVRADLTRAAWDRGAAVAATLTVVYTPDVRAAVMRHCEPEPGARDLVVASQHVRLDAGRCLDALILRGQAADLSALAGRIAGTKGVLSCELALATAVSEEGGGARAVEVKGGREEEQG, encoded by the coding sequence ATGAGCGACCTCGTCCGCTTCGGCGTGGCCATGGACCGCGCGCTGCTCACCGAGTTCGACCGGCGGATCGCGGCGCTCGGTTACGAGAACCGATCGGAGGCGATCCGTGACCTCGTCCGCGCCGACCTGACGCGCGCGGCGTGGGACCGGGGCGCGGCCGTGGCGGCGACGTTGACCGTCGTCTACACGCCCGACGTGCGCGCCGCCGTGATGCGCCACTGCGAGCCCGAGCCGGGCGCGCGCGATCTGGTGGTCGCCAGCCAGCACGTGCGCCTCGACGCCGGCCGCTGCCTCGACGCGCTGATCCTGCGCGGGCAGGCGGCGGATCTGTCGGCGCTCGCCGGGCGGATCGCGGGCACCAAGGGCGTCCTGTCGTGCGAGCTGGCGCTCGCGACGGCGGTCTCGGAGGAGGGCGGAGGGGCACGGGCGGTCGAGGTCAAGGGGGGGCGCGAAGAGGAGCAGGGATGA